In Candidatus Moanabacter tarae, the genomic stretch AGAACAAGCCAGCTATATTACTGGGCAAGTTTTTACCGTTGACGGCGGCATGGTGATGTGATGCGACATAGGTAACTGAATAAACGTCTAGATAGAGAGAAATGGCAGAAAAATCGATTGAGCAACGCGTCACAGAGATTATCGTAAATCAGCTGAACGTAAATGACGAACAGGTTACTCCGGAAGCCTCTTTCCTCGATGACTTGGGAGCAGATTCGCTTGATACGGTAGAACTCATCATGGCCTTTGAAGAGGAGTTCAAAAGCGAAATTGACGGAGAGATCCCGGAGGCAGAGGCAGAGAACCTCCAAACTGTGGGGGACGTGGTGAAGTATCTCAAGGAGAAATCGGGAGGTTGACTACAACCCGTTGGTAACTTTCTATTCCCCGACCTTTGATGGGTAGCTCCAGACCAAATCACAAGGTCGTGATCACCGGGTTAGGTGTTCTGACTTCACTTGGTCACGATGTGGAAACGTTCTGGGCCAATCTTATCAAAGGGGAATGTGGGATTGAACGTATTTCCCGATTTGATGTTGCCGATTATCCGTGCCAGGTAGGGGCGGAAGTGAGGGATTTCGATCCTACCGCAGTGATGGACGCCAAGGATGTTAGGCGTAATGATCGATTCACGCACTTTGCAATGGCGGCAACAAAAAGTGCACTGCGCAATGGCTCCATTGATGTTAGCAAACTTGATTCTTTTCGTATTGGTGTTCTCTTAGGGTCCGGTATTGGAGGTATGGAGACAATTGAGAATCAGTCTGAACGTCTACGCCACATGGGCCCCAGGAAAGTATCGCCCTTCACAATCCCTTCCCTCATAGCTAACATGGCATCCGGAGTGGTTGCAATTGAGATTGGAGCCCGCGGAGCAAATTTCGGTATCGTTAGTGCTTGCGCAACTGCGTCTCATTCCATTGGGGAATCCCTTAGAATGATCCAGGCAGGAGACGCAGATATCATGGTTGCGGGTGGAAGCGAAGCAGCCATCACCCCGCTTAGCTACGCGGGCTTCTGTAACATGAAGGCGATGACGACGAGTCGTAATAACGACCCACATCGCGCGAGTAGGCCATTCGATAAGACCCGCGATGGCTTCGTAATGGGAGAAGGAGCCGGTGTCGTAATTCTTGAATCCCAAGAACATGCAGAAAAGAGAAAAGCAAAGATATTCTGTGAAGTGGCGGGTTATTCGGCCACTTGCGATGCTTTTCACATCACATCACCAGACCCCACCGGACAGGGGCTCTCCCGGTCGATTACAAACGCTCTAGATAACGCAAATGTTCAGCCCGAAGAAATCCAATATATCAATGCGCACGGCACATCCACCACTTACAACGACAGAACCGAGACCAACGCGGTCAAGGAGGTCTTTGGAGACCATGCCAGAAATATCTTAATGAGTTCGACGAAATCGATGACCGGTCATCTCCTAGGCGCAGCGGGGGGAATTGAAGCAGCGAGCTGCGCTATGGTTATTGAGAAGGGCGAAGTCCCTCCCACAATCAACTATGAAGTGCCCGATCCAGAGTGCGATTTAAACTACGTTCCTAATAAAACAATTCGCGCTAAGGTCGATGCCGCCATGAGTATCAATCTTGGATTTGGCGGGCACAACGCCACCCTCGTGTTTAAGAGGGTGTAAGGACATAGAGATCATTTAGATTTGCAGGTTAAAGAGAATGTAGACTTGAATTCGAAACTGCCAAACTAGCTTCTTTAAGCGACTCAGAGAGTGTGGGGTGAGCGTGGATAGTCCGGGCAATATCCTCCGCACTTCCGCCATACTCAATATGAGCAACCGCTGAAGCTATTAGTTCCGAAGCATTTTGGGCCATGATATGAATACCTAGAATACGATTGCTCTCAGTATCCGCGATCACTTTTACGAGACCATCGGTGACGCCTGAAGCAATTGCTCGTCCATTTGCTGCCATAGGAAATCTTCCTGTCGTTACATTAATACCGTCCTTTTTTGCGGAAGTCTCGGTCGATCCTACGCATGCGATTTCGGGATTTGTGTAAATGACATTGGGGATGGAGTCATAGTTCACTGCTCCGTGATGCCCTGCAATTGTTTCGGCAACCGCAACTCCTTCTTCCTCAGCTTTATGAGCGAGCATCGGGCCTTCTACAGCATCCCCAATTGCATAAACACCTGCAACATTGGATTGGAGGTTTTCATCAGTGACAACGAACCCTCGATCGTTGGTTGCAATTCCTATTTTCTCTAGCCCCAATCCGTCGGTGCAAGGCGATCGCCCTACCGCAATAAGTACTTTATCCGTTTCGATTTGAAAACGCTCTTCTCCTCTTTCAACGTGGACGTTAATTCGTTCTTCACCTTCTTCTAATCCAGATACTTTGGCGGAGGTTTCAATTCGAAATCCCTGTTTTCTGAATATGCGTTCAGCCAATGCGCTGATTTCCTCGTCGAACGTTGGTGCTATTCGGGGTAGAAATTCAACAACCGTCACCTTAGTTCCCAATCTAGCCCATACGGATCCGAGCTCGAGTCCAATCGCCCCACCTCCGACAACGACCAAGTCGTCTGGAGCACGATCAAAAGCAATTGCGTGATCACTGGAAACGATTCGATTGCCGTCAATACTAATTCCGGATAGCTCTGACACTTTCGAACCAGTAGCGATCACGATATTGGATGCATAGATTATCTGCGATTCGTCGGGCCCCTGCACTCTAACTGAACCGGGTTCAATAATCTCCCCCACACCATGGAAGATTTGAATATCCCGTTTGCCCACCAGCATCTCTACTCCTTTTCGAAGTTTGGAAACAACCTGATCCTTTCTCCTCATTAGGTTATCTATATCAATGGATACCTCTCCCATTTTAATTCCATGAGAGCGGCTCTCATGAGCGGCGAAGTGATACATCTCAGTAGAATGGAGTAGCGCTTTACTTGGTATGCATCCCACATTAAGACAGGTACCCCCAAGAAAAGGATCCTTTTCAATGATCGCTGTTTTAAGTCCAAGTTGAGCAGCCCGGATAGCACAGACATAGCCGCCCGGTCCGGCGCCTATGACGATTAAATTGAAGTTGTTCTCTGCCATGATCAGATTCTAGATTATAGAAGATTTAGATTTTAAATTGATTCTAAAAAAGACCTCGAAATCAAACAAATTGGAAAAGCCAAATGAATCTCACTGATATCGCGAACTGCCTGAAGATCATTAATAATACTTTGGACAGTAATCAGATTTTAGAAGAAATTAAGAAGTTAGATCACATTCTGAACACGCATAGGCTCGATCTTGAACCACGTCTGGTGCATTTCCTTGAGCGTCGCAGCTATCAAAAAGCGCTTCGATTTATCGAGGAAGAAACTGATCCCCAAAAAGGGAAGTGAGGGTAAGCTGAGTGGCTTAGTCAGCTTGCAATAGGCTGATAAAATATCCCAACAAAATATTGATCCAATCACTATTCGTCGGCGAAGGCTATATCGGGTTGAAAAGAGATGGAAAGGCGGTATTGCTGACCAGGACGCATAATTAGAGGGTAATCTCGCTTAAGAATTTGCAGATAATGAATATTACCGTAGCAAGTTTTGTAGCGGGATTCGTCCGTAACCACCTCCGTCTCGGCCCAAGAAGCCTGGAAATCGTCCTTAAGGACGATACATCTAAGACCTTCGGACCCTAAAGTATAGGAGGTGGAAAGGCGGTAAACCGAGTGAGGTGCAGCAATAGCCAAGACATAACGCATCCTGTCCATCTGTACCTGGTTCTTTACGGAAAAGATGAATTCGCTCGTAACTTTATTCTCAGAAAAAGTCCAAGAAACTTTTGAGGAACCCAGACCTGGAACGAGCTTTTCGTCTTTGGTGATCAGTTCGGGTTGCTCGAAACGGAAATAGAATGATTTTCTTAACCCCAGACCAGTGACACATCGCTTTCCGTAATAGGAAGGAATAATGATCTGATCGCCAAAAGTGAGCTCCGGAATCATTATCGGCATGTAACAATCTGTTGGCCAATCAAAAATCCCCGGACAATGCGGAAAGGACAGGGAGTCAGAGGTTTTTTCGGAACCTGCACCCACTAGGGGAACCTGAATTTGCAAACCGCTTACGGTATCCTGATAGAGAAACACGCCTTGTTCCTTTCGATTTGACTTATCGAAAATCACAAATCGTCCTCTGGTCCGTTCGGTTACGGTTTCAGGAATCATCTCTCCGCCAATGGCCCGCGCAAGACGTGCCCATTGGCAAAAACACCGTGCCCCATCGAGATTTGCTAATCTAGTAGTATTCTCCGCGTCCGCGCCCCGTTCTTCGTCGCGAATGACAAGAAACCCTTGTTCTTGGTCAAGATAGGTCATGAAGAAGAACTGAAAGAGCCGACGCAAAATATCGAAATAGAGGTGTTTTCTTTCCTCGGATATCCATCCATCGCGCATTCCCTGAAGGATGATACTTATACAATGCATCTGGCCGTAAGCCCCAATGCCTTTTCCGTAAATCCAGCCCAACCCATCCTGGCGGACAATGTCCGGCATGATACGGATGTATTTCTCGGCAAAGGTTCTTAGGCTAGGAAGTTTTCGTTCGCGAAGGTTTATGTTGGCGTGAAGCTGTAGGACTTGACGGATAAAGACAAAGCTTAGGATGCCTTGAAGATCGAAGGTACCACCAATCCCTTTTTCGGGTACATCGTCACAATAGTTCGCAGAACTATTGTGACTTATCCCCTCAATGAAACGGTCAATCAAGTTGCTCGTCTCATCTTGCTTAGCTAGACCCATACTGAATCGGGCGGCTGCTTTCGCTACATTGAAGGCCTGCAGGGAACCTGAATTGTTGGTTCGGCAGAGTAATCTGTCGGCAAGCTGCTCTCGCGTCGGGTCAAGAAGGCGTTCCCAAATGGGATTTCTATCTTTCGATGCCCCGAAAGACAACAGCCCGAGGGCAGCAAAAGCCAATCCATTTTCATTTGATTGTTCAGTAAAGGCCTGCGCTGTGATGCAACGAGCAGAAAGGTCGATAAGGTCGTGCTCTCCAAGCTGGGACTCATTTGTGAGGCGATAGAATTCCCCCATGGCGAGAACCGCATGACCGGGTTCCTCAAGTCGTGCAGTTTCGTTACCAAATGGCGAAATTGAGCCATCCTCGTTAATTGAGTCCAAACTGTGGCCCAGGGTAGAACGGGCCATATCTAGGCATTGGTCAGCAAAATTCAGCATTTCGGTTTAAATTTCGATCATCTCGAGGAACTTATCATTTGAATCTGTCTTAGCCAGTCTGGTAGTCGCGGTTTCGGCTGCTTCATCAACTTTCATATTCACGAGGGCACGACGAAAAAAATGACAGCGGTCGAGTCTTTTTGAATCGAGTAGGAGCTCCTCTCTCCTTGTCCCAGAGGACGCAATGTCTATTGCGGGCCATAATCGCAGGTCGGCTACTTTTCGATCGAGGACCATCTCCATATTCCCTGTTCCCTTAAATTCCTGGAAAATGAGATCATCCATCCGACTACCAGTGTCGACCAACGCTGAGGCTATTATCGTAATGCTCCCAGCCTCCTCGGTATTCCGTGCGGTCGAAAAAAGCTGCCTCGGCTTTTCCAGGGCACGGATGTCGAGTCCTCCAGTCATCGTTCTTCCGCTACCACCCTTAGCCGAATTATGGGCCCGCGCAAGGCGAGTAAGGGAATCAAGCAGTAAGACAACATCCTTTCCTACTTCAGCTAATCTCTTCGCACGATCGATCGCAATGTTGGCTACACGAAGATGGTTCTTCAGATCTTCATCGTTAGAAGAGGCGAACAATTCAGCCGGCACGCTGCGCTGAATGTCTGTGACCTCCTCAGGCCGCTCATCGACAAGTAGGATCATTACATGACAATCTGCATGATTTTCCAGAACCCCAAGGGCAATATCTCTCAGCAAAGTAGTTTTACCGGTTCTAGGTGGAGCAACAATAAGACCTCTCTGTCCCCGCCCAATTGGGCAAAATATGTCCATCATACGTACTGTCATTGCTCCATCTAATGTCTCCAACCGAAGCCATTGGTCTGGAGTAATCGTCGTAAGTTGGCTGAAATCAGCTACCTTTTGTCGTTCCTCTACTGCCAAACCATCGATGCTCTCAACATAGCGGATTTTTGGATTGGGAAATCGATCCTCCTCCTGTGCTTGTCCAACTATCCAGCTACCCGTCTTAATTTTAAATCGGTTTACCAAGTCGCGGGGCAGGAAAGGGTCATTCCTTCGCGATTTCCCATTATGTTCTGGATTAAGCAATTGCCCCGACTTATTCTGTTGCGGTTCAAAGATGCCTTCAACTCGGATGTTTTTGGACTGTGTGATATTCTCGTGCATGTGAAAGTCGCGTCATTAGACAATTACCCGTTCTTAACAAGGACCGGTAATATCCTGCAGCAGGCAAATCTACTCTGGCTAAGGGGACTGCCTAGCAAAATCTTTATACGGGCTGATCCACGCAGCCTGGAAACCGGATGCTAGGAGAATTAATACCTCTGTCAATGTCTCAGATTAGCATTGTCCGTCATCGATTGTCGGTTTTCAATCTATGCTTCGTTGGATCCTGCGATGCATAACAAAACTGGATATTCGACAAATCTGATTCCACAAGATTGGAACATTGTGAGTAAGCGACAATTCTTTTGCACAATCCCGATTTTAGCATCTTTGAGATTCGCAGCCTTTTATAGAAAATTCCAATGGGGTTTTGACCATGGCGTTGAGGTATTGATTCTATCCAGTGAGCACGTGATTCCTCTAGCTAACTCAGTGGTCACTTATCCACCCAAAGCGCTATGGAATTATCAGTGAATGTGGGATCGAAGTTGTTTAATTGATCGAAATTCACATGACAATTATGAAGGTCTGGATCCTGGCAGCGCGACCTAAGACTCTGTCCGCAGCTATTTCACCGATCCTAATAGGGATAGGATTGGCCTTCCGGGAAGAGACATTTGAAAAAAATCCGGCAATGCTCTGTCTTCTTTTT encodes the following:
- the fabF gene encoding 3-oxoacyl-[acyl-carrier-protein] synthase 2, yielding MGSSRPNHKVVITGLGVLTSLGHDVETFWANLIKGECGIERISRFDVADYPCQVGAEVRDFDPTAVMDAKDVRRNDRFTHFAMAATKSALRNGSIDVSKLDSFRIGVLLGSGIGGMETIENQSERLRHMGPRKVSPFTIPSLIANMASGVVAIEIGARGANFGIVSACATASHSIGESLRMIQAGDADIMVAGGSEAAITPLSYAGFCNMKAMTTSRNNDPHRASRPFDKTRDGFVMGEGAGVVILESQEHAEKRKAKIFCEVAGYSATCDAFHITSPDPTGQGLSRSITNALDNANVQPEEIQYINAHGTSTTYNDRTETNAVKEVFGDHARNILMSSTKSMTGHLLGAAGGIEAASCAMVIEKGEVPPTINYEVPDPECDLNYVPNKTIRAKVDAAMSINLGFGGHNATLVFKRV
- a CDS encoding Dihydrolipoyl dehydrogenase; amino-acid sequence: MAENNFNLIVIGAGPGGYVCAIRAAQLGLKTAIIEKDPFLGGTCLNVGCIPSKALLHSTEMYHFAAHESRSHGIKMGEVSIDIDNLMRRKDQVVSKLRKGVEMLVGKRDIQIFHGVGEIIEPGSVRVQGPDESQIIYASNIVIATGSKVSELSGISIDGNRIVSSDHAIAFDRAPDDLVVVGGGAIGLELGSVWARLGTKVTVVEFLPRIAPTFDEEISALAERIFRKQGFRIETSAKVSGLEEGEERINVHVERGEERFQIETDKVLIAVGRSPCTDGLGLEKIGIATNDRGFVVTDENLQSNVAGVYAIGDAVEGPMLAHKAEEEGVAVAETIAGHHGAVNYDSIPNVIYTNPEIACVGSTETSAKKDGINVTTGRFPMAANGRAIASGVTDGLVKVIADTESNRILGIHIMAQNASELIASAVAHIEYGGSAEDIARTIHAHPTLSESLKEASLAVSNSSLHSL
- the rho_2 gene encoding Transcription termination factor Rho; the encoded protein is MHENITQSKNIRVEGIFEPQQNKSGQLLNPEHNGKSRRNDPFLPRDLVNRFKIKTGSWIVGQAQEEDRFPNPKIRYVESIDGLAVEERQKVADFSQLTTITPDQWLRLETLDGAMTVRMMDIFCPIGRGQRGLIVAPPRTGKTTLLRDIALGVLENHADCHVMILLVDERPEEVTDIQRSVPAELFASSNDEDLKNHLRVANIAIDRAKRLAEVGKDVVLLLDSLTRLARAHNSAKGGSGRTMTGGLDIRALEKPRQLFSTARNTEEAGSITIIASALVDTGSRMDDLIFQEFKGTGNMEMVLDRKVADLRLWPAIDIASSGTRREELLLDSKRLDRCHFFRRALVNMKVDEAAETATTRLAKTDSNDKFLEMIEI
- the acpP gene encoding Acyl carrier protein, with the protein product MAEKSIEQRVTEIIVNQLNVNDEQVTPEASFLDDLGADSLDTVELIMAFEEEFKSEIDGEIPEAEAENLQTVGDVVKYLKEKSGG